The following proteins are co-located in the bacterium genome:
- the rpmB gene encoding 50S ribosomal protein L28 has translation MGNICEICGKGVSFGHTISHAHNVGPRRWNPNLHTVHASVAGKTKKLE, from the coding sequence TTGGGTAACATTTGCGAGATCTGCGGCAAGGGCGTCAGCTTCGGTCATACCATCAGCCACGCCCATAACGTGGGACCCCGGCGCTGGAATCCCAACCTGCATACCGTTCACGCTTCGGTGGCCGGCAAGACCAAGAAACTTGAG